The following are encoded together in the Nymphaea colorata isolate Beijing-Zhang1983 chromosome 14, ASM883128v2, whole genome shotgun sequence genome:
- the LOC116267537 gene encoding phospholipase D alpha 1 has translation MAKILVHGSLHATIYEGDSLSNPHRTTGSAPAFFRKLVEGIEETVGLGKGGSHLYATIDLDKARVGRTRIIHNEPVNPRWYESFHIYCAHMAADVVFTVKEEQAIGASLIGRAYLPVQEILNGEEVDRWLDICDEDRNPIGGGARIHIKVRFFDISAERTWSRGIRSAKFPGVPYTFFSQRRGCKVTLYQDAHVPDNFIPKIPLADGKLYEPHRCWEDIFDAISNAKHLIYITGWSVYTEITLIRDSKRQKPGGDVTLGELLKRKAEEGVRVLMLVWDDRTSVGLLKKDGLMATHDEETENYFRNSEVHCVLCPRNPDDGGSFVQDLQISTMFTHHQKIVVVDGAMPNLESQRRRIVSFVGGIDLCDGRYDTPYHSLFRTLDTAHHDDFHQPNFAGGSIKKGGPREPWHDIHSRLEGPIAWDVLYNFEQRWRKQGGKDLLVQLRDLSDIIIPPSPVTFSEDRETWNVQLFRSIDGGAAFGFPDTPEDAAKAGLISGKDNIIDRSIQDAYINAIRRAKDFIYIENQYFLGSSFDWKADGIKPEDINALHVIPKELSLKIVSKIEAGERFAVYVVVPMWPEGVPESGSVQAILDWQRRTMEMMYTDIAQAIRAKQINAEPKDYLTFFCLGNRETKKSGEYTPEESPEPDTDYIRAQEARRFMIYVHAKMMIVDDEYIIVGSANINQRSMDGSRDSEIAMGAYQPYHLATREPARGQIHGFRMALWYEHLGMLDDLFLQPQSLECIRKVNRIADKYWDLYSSDNLDRDLPGHLLTYPVGITNDGEVTQLPGLEFFPDTKASVLGTKSDYMPPILTT, from the exons ATGGCGAAGATCCTTGTTCACGGGTCGCTCCATGCGACGATCTACGAGGGGGACTCGCTGTCGAATCCTCACAGAACCACTGGAAGCGCACCGGCGTTCTTCCGGAAG CTTGTTGAGGGCATTGAAGAGACTGTTGGATTGGGCAAAGGAGGTAGCCACCTTTATGCAACTATTGATTTAGATAAAGCCAGGGTAGGCCGAACCAGGATTATACATAATGAACCTGTTAACCCTCGATGGTACGAATCCTTTCACATTTACTGTGCACATATGGCTGCTGATGTGGTGTTCACTGTAAAGGAAGAACAAGCTATTGGAGCATCATTAATAGGAAGGGCCTACTTGCCAGTTCAAGAGATCCTCAATGGTGAAGAAGTGGACAGGTGGCTAGATATATGCGATGAGGACCGTAATCCCATTGGTGGAGGAGCTCGGATCCACATTAAAGTTCGGTTTTTTGACATCTCTGCTGAACGGACATGGTCAAGGGGAATAAGGAGTGCTAAATTCCCTGGAGTCCCATATACATTTTTCTCTCAGAGACGGGGATGTAAAGTTACCCTTTATCAAGATGCTCATGTACCTGATAATTTCATCCCTAAGATTCCTCTGGCTGATGGGAAACTCTATGAACCTCATAGATGTTGGGAAGATATCTTTGATGCAATAAGTAATGCAAAGCATTTGATTTACATTACTGGATGGTCAGTTTATACTGAGATCACTTTGATCAGGGACTCAAAAAGGCAGAAGCCTGGAGGAGATGTTACCCTAGGTGAGCTTCTTAAGAGGAAGGCAGAAGAAGGCGTGAGAGTTCTCATGCTAGTTTGGGATGATCGCACCTCTGTAGGTCTGCTTAAGAAGGATGGCTTGATGGCTACACATGATGAAGAGACAGAGAATTATTTCAGGAATTCAGAAGTTCACTGTGTACTATGCCCTAGAAACCCTGATGATGGTGGGAGCTTCGTGCAGGATTTGCAGATCTCCACCATGTTCACTCATCATCAAAAGATTGTGGTTGTGGATGGAGCAATGCCTAATCTGGAAAGTCAGAGAAGAAGGATTGTAAGTTTTGTTGGTGGGATTGATCTTTGTGATGGTCGATATGATACTCCATATCACAGTCTCTTTAGGACTTTGGATACTGCCCACCATGATGATTTCCATCAGCCCAATTTTGCTGGTGGTTCGATTAAGAAAGGGGGACCCAGAGAGCCATGGCATGACATACATAGTCGCCTTGAAGGACCAATTGCTTGGGATGTGCTATATAACTTTGAACAGAGGTGGAGGAAGCAGGGTGGAAAAGATTTGCTAGTGCAGCTAAGAGATCTTAGTGACATCATTATTCCTCCATCACCAGTGACTTTCTCTGAAGACAGAGAGACTTGGAACGTGCAATTATTTAGATCAATTGATGGAGGTGCTGCTTTTGGCTTCCCAGATACACCTGAAGATGCTGCTAAAGCTGGGTTGATTAGTGGAAAAGATAACATCATTGATAGAAGCATTCAAGATGCTTACATAAATGCCATTCGTAGGGCCAAAGATTTCATCTACATAGAAAACCAGTATTTCCTTGGGAGCTCATTTGATTGGAAGGCTGATGGTATAAAACCTGAAGATATCAATGCTCTGCACGTCATACCAAAGGAGCTTTCCTTGAAGATTGTAAGTAAAATAGAAGCTGGTGAAAGGTTTGCAGTCTATGTTGTGGTGCCAATGTGGCCAGAAGGTGTGCCTGAAAGTGGTTCAGTTCAGGCAATACTTGATTGGCAAAGGAGGACAATGGAAATGATGTATACAGATATTGCTCAAGCTATACGTGCTAAGCAGATAAATGCTGAACCTAAGGATTATTTAACCTTCTTCTGTCTTGGCAATCGGGAAACCAAGAAGAGTGGTGAATATACTCCAGAGGAATCACCGGAGCCAGATACTGACTATATTAGAGCCCAGGAAGCAAGAAGATTTATGATATATGTCCATGCCAAGATGATGATTG TTGATGATGAATACATAATTGTTGGATCTGCCAATATAAATCAAAGGTCCATGGATGGATCTAGAGACTCTGAAATAGCGATGGGAGCCTACCAACCATATCATCTAGCAACTAGAGAACCAGCGAGAGGACAAATCCATGGCTTCAGAATGGCCCTGTGGTATGAACACCTTGGCATGCTTGATGATCTGTTTCTGCAGCCACAGAGCTTAGAATGCATTCGCAAGGTTAACAGAATTGCGGACAAATACTGGGATTTGTACTCCAGCGATAACCTTGATCGAGACCTTCCAGGCCACTTGCTCACTTATCCAGTTGGAATTACAAACGATGGTGAAGTCACTCAGTTACCAGGGTTGGAGTTCTTCCCAGATACAAAAGCATCTGTCCTGGGAACAAAGTCTGACTACATGCCACCAATCCTCACAACATAG
- the LOC116267458 gene encoding uncharacterized protein LOC116267458, with the protein MPSFSGSQGAALATAVVVSGTVILMVFRRKGIFPVAHLEAAADSPRPCIASGKKRNTKTKSKKRVRFAHDVLEPSGNNEEFRRKHTLALKLRYEGQAGNQDRAPAEQEKTTKQVCRKVRNMPENQAVLYNGILRDRVRRMAASY; encoded by the exons ATGCCTTCCTTCAGTGGCTCGCAGGGAGCGGCTCTAGCCACCGCCGTCGTCGTCTCCGGCACCGTAATTCTCATGGTTTTCCGCCGCAAAGGGATATTTCCGGTTGCCCATTTGGAGGCAGCGGCCGACAGTCCACGGCCATGTATCGCTTCAG GGAAGAAGAGGAACACGAAGACGAAGAGCAAGAAAAGGGTGCGTTTCGCTCACGATGTGTTGGAGCCATCTGGGAACAACGAAGAGTTCAGAAGGAAGCACACCCTTGCCCTGAAACTGAGATACGAAGGGCAGGCGGGAAACCAGGACCGCGCGCCGGCGGAGCAGGAGAAAACCACCAAGCAAGTCTGCCGGAAAGTTAGGAACATGCCGGAAAACCAGGCGGTCCTGTACAATGGGATCTTGAGAGATCGTGTCAGAAGAATGGCAGCATCCTACTGA